One part of the Actinotignum schaalii genome encodes these proteins:
- a CDS encoding AAA family ATPase: MIVVLHYFKVANWGCFRDEVVLDMQATNERGHKETLTHYRKNNWLPLALIFGANGSGKTTLVRAFDALKTLVAYPEKRVRHTPHEYADTSGAASLFEVEFSTPVGGVMKTFRYHLEWDGSVIVAEQLDLILSDGKERPQFVRSPQLGVVIHVHATDKIVLAHSTVVADGKALLGELGGDKRAPEVFRAAYTWFAQSLQIITPETWYVPLLEHIDTDELLREAMSAQLATADTGIEELYLEEVSPERLPFSEIDLIEVEDKVRDGERILAMSDRDRYLFTWEGGCLVGKRLCAQHDGGVTFSIADESDGTRRFLELLPMLFDLSARDESRVYVVDEVEHSMHPSLTKAIIRAYLEERPQDSRSQLIATTHETELLDERLVRRDELWFTEKKDARGRESELVSFSEFAPRDLRKGKSLRKVYLDGRLGGVPCVG, translated from the coding sequence GTGATAGTCGTGCTCCACTATTTCAAGGTTGCCAATTGGGGTTGCTTCCGTGACGAAGTGGTTTTGGATATGCAAGCCACGAATGAACGCGGGCATAAAGAAACGCTCACTCATTACCGTAAAAATAACTGGTTGCCGCTCGCACTCATCTTTGGCGCCAACGGCTCAGGTAAAACGACCCTCGTGCGCGCTTTCGATGCGCTGAAAACGCTCGTTGCCTACCCGGAAAAACGGGTGCGCCATACGCCCCATGAATATGCGGATACTTCTGGGGCGGCAAGCCTCTTTGAGGTGGAATTTTCCACTCCCGTAGGCGGGGTAATGAAAACTTTCCGCTATCACCTTGAGTGGGACGGTTCGGTGATCGTGGCTGAACAGCTCGATCTCATCTTGTCTGATGGAAAAGAAAGGCCACAATTTGTGCGGTCGCCGCAGTTGGGGGTGGTTATCCACGTTCATGCAACTGACAAGATTGTGCTGGCGCACTCCACCGTTGTTGCCGACGGGAAAGCCCTGCTTGGTGAATTGGGTGGCGATAAGCGCGCGCCGGAAGTTTTTCGAGCCGCGTATACGTGGTTCGCGCAGTCATTGCAGATCATCACTCCCGAGACGTGGTACGTCCCGCTCCTAGAACATATCGATACCGATGAGCTGCTTCGCGAAGCTATGTCTGCGCAGCTTGCAACCGCAGACACAGGTATTGAGGAACTTTACCTAGAAGAAGTTTCACCCGAGCGCCTCCCCTTCTCTGAAATAGACCTTATTGAGGTTGAAGATAAGGTGCGGGATGGTGAGCGCATCCTCGCCATGTCGGATCGCGACCGTTACCTCTTCACCTGGGAGGGTGGGTGCTTGGTTGGCAAACGCCTGTGCGCTCAGCATGACGGCGGCGTGACATTCTCCATTGCCGACGAATCCGATGGCACCCGGCGTTTCCTGGAGCTTCTTCCCATGCTCTTCGATCTTAGTGCTCGCGATGAGTCGCGGGTTTATGTTGTGGACGAAGTAGAGCACTCCATGCATCCCTCTCTCACGAAGGCGATTATCCGGGCCTATCTGGAAGAGCGGCCGCAGGATTCCCGGAGCCAACTCATCGCCACCACCCATGAGACAGAACTTCTTGACGAGCGCCTTGTGAGACGCGACGAACTATGGTTCACCGAGAAAAAGGATGCACGGGGGCGTGAGTCGGAACTGGTGAGCTTCTCGGAATTCGCCCCCAGAGACCTGCGCAAAGGTAAATCTCTGCGCAAGGTGTACCTGGATGGCCGGCTGGGAGGCGTCCCGTGCGTCGGGTAG
- a CDS encoding Crp/Fnr family transcriptional regulator has translation MDTSVLRTVPLFKDMDEESLAALGAMMSDTSLKRGESLFHEGDQGDRLYIVTDGKVKLSHTSDDGRENLLAVLGPGEIIGELSLFDLGARSSTVTAIAPTHLLSLAHRDMKNFIEEHPALAMSMLREMARRLRNTNENLADLVFSDVPGRVAKALLDLANRFGERTPEGVYVAHDLTQEELAHLVGASRETVNKSLADFVSRGWIRLEGRAVLLLEIGRLQRRAH, from the coding sequence ATGGATACCAGCGTTTTACGAACCGTGCCCCTTTTCAAGGACATGGATGAGGAAAGTCTCGCCGCTCTCGGCGCGATGATGAGCGATACGTCCCTCAAGCGGGGCGAATCGCTTTTCCACGAAGGCGACCAGGGTGATCGCCTTTACATCGTCACCGACGGCAAGGTGAAGCTCAGTCACACGTCCGACGACGGGCGTGAAAATCTGCTCGCCGTTCTCGGACCCGGGGAAATCATCGGCGAACTTTCGCTCTTTGACCTGGGGGCTCGTTCCTCCACCGTCACCGCTATTGCGCCGACGCATCTGCTTTCCCTCGCGCATCGCGATATGAAGAATTTCATCGAGGAGCACCCCGCGCTCGCCATGTCGATGCTCCGCGAAATGGCGCGTCGCCTGCGTAATACCAATGAGAATCTTGCTGACCTGGTGTTCTCGGACGTTCCCGGCCGCGTGGCGAAGGCGCTGCTTGACCTGGCCAATCGTTTCGGCGAGCGCACCCCCGAAGGCGTGTACGTGGCGCACGACCTCACGCAGGAAGAGCTCGCGCATCTCGTGGGCGCTTCGCGTGAAACGGTCAATAAGTCTCTGGCTGATTTTGTTTCCCGCGGGTGGATTCGGCTCGAAGGTCGCGCCGTGCTGCTCCTGGAGATTGGTCGCTTGCAGCGCCGCGCCCACTAG
- a CDS encoding alpha/beta fold hydrolase codes for MSSLPADNSCVWIPGPWEHRLVTANGAQFHLAYAGSHSTRTPLVLFVHSYPEYWYAWRHQIEPVAQAGYEVAAVDLRGVGGSDKTPSVQSGPELAQDLISLTESLGASSAVIVAAGSNAALGWAAAAMAPDIITGLVTVASPHPLGLRHFGRGIRPRGLLGLLTSRLGNRSPRALGDVRNMRRLLLEWSAPHSYGAANEAEQYAAAMRLPEAAASAVEQLRWTATWRRRPSGKAWRDILSTPVDVPVWAVRGLADRMINERAWADDRSFATGSYRLIAVPGAGHFIPEESPREFTNIVLDFLSQLERSARV; via the coding sequence ATGAGCTCACTTCCCGCCGATAATTCCTGCGTATGGATCCCCGGACCGTGGGAGCATCGCCTCGTGACGGCCAACGGTGCGCAATTCCACCTGGCCTATGCCGGGAGCCACTCGACCCGCACCCCGCTGGTGTTATTCGTGCACAGCTACCCGGAGTACTGGTACGCCTGGCGCCATCAGATCGAGCCGGTGGCGCAGGCCGGTTACGAAGTTGCGGCCGTGGATCTGCGGGGCGTGGGCGGCAGCGATAAAACGCCGTCGGTGCAATCGGGGCCCGAACTGGCCCAGGACCTTATTTCGCTGACCGAATCCCTGGGGGCGAGCTCCGCGGTGATTGTGGCGGCCGGCTCCAATGCGGCGCTCGGGTGGGCGGCGGCGGCCATGGCTCCCGATATTATTACCGGGCTCGTGACGGTAGCCAGCCCGCATCCGCTCGGGCTACGGCATTTCGGGCGCGGTATTCGCCCGCGCGGCCTGCTCGGTTTGCTCACCTCGCGGCTGGGGAATCGTTCCCCGCGCGCGCTCGGGGACGTGCGCAATATGCGCCGGCTGCTCCTGGAATGGTCCGCCCCGCACAGCTACGGCGCCGCGAACGAAGCCGAACAGTACGCCGCTGCCATGCGGCTCCCGGAGGCCGCGGCGAGCGCCGTCGAACAACTGCGCTGGACCGCAACCTGGCGGCGCCGACCCTCCGGCAAAGCCTGGCGCGATATCCTCTCTACTCCCGTGGATGTGCCGGTGTGGGCGGTGCGCGGCCTGGCCGACCGCATGATTAATGAGCGGGCCTGGGCTGATGATCGTTCCTTCGCCACCGGCTCCTACCGGCTCATTGCCGTGCCGGGCGCCGGGCATTTCATCCCGGAAGAGTCCCCGCGCGAATTCACTAATATCGTGCTGGATTTCCTTTCTCAACTCGAGCGCTCGGCCCGGGTATGA